A window from Candidatus Poribacteria bacterium encodes these proteins:
- a CDS encoding methylated-DNA--[protein]-cysteine S-methyltransferase, giving the protein MKRFYRTFETDWGWCGVVGTCRGLYAFLLPVFSPEEAESNLIRFIHRGDERVQSGFDDVVDSVCRYFRGERIDFNFPLDMSFGTPFMQRVWETTRLIPYGETRSYAWVARMAGSPRAFRAVGMALARNPLPLFVPCHRVIGSDGSLKGFSAPGGVKLKMKLLEHEGIRRPKPTV; this is encoded by the coding sequence ATGAAGAGGTTCTATCGGACGTTTGAGACGGATTGGGGATGGTGCGGCGTGGTTGGAACCTGCAGAGGATTATACGCCTTTCTGTTGCCGGTTTTCTCCCCCGAGGAGGCCGAGTCGAACCTGATAAGGTTCATCCACCGGGGGGATGAGAGAGTTCAAAGTGGATTCGATGATGTGGTGGATTCCGTGTGTCGCTATTTTCGCGGGGAGAGAATCGATTTCAACTTCCCGCTTGATATGAGCTTTGGAACGCCTTTTATGCAAAGGGTATGGGAAACGACGAGGCTGATCCCCTATGGCGAGACGAGGTCATACGCCTGGGTGGCCCGGATGGCGGGCTCTCCCAGGGCGTTCAGGGCTGTGGGGATGGCGCTGGCGAGAAACCCTTTACCCCTTTTCGTGCCGTGCCACAGGGTGATCGGTTCAGACGGATCGTTGAAGGGATTCTCAGCCCCTGGTGGGGTGAAGCTTAAGATGAAACTGCTTGAGCATGAGGGGATCAGACGGCCGAAGCCGACCGTCTGA
- a CDS encoding sugar phosphate isomerase/epimerase, whose product MARIPIALQLYSVREECAKDLVGTIKAVAEMGYEGVEFAGYYGRDAKELRKILDDFGLKVAGTHIGINTLLGDELQKTVEFNSILGNKFLIVPGLPEEYRNSKAAWLRTAEIMNEISEKVKPHGMRVGYHNHAVEFQPIEGEIPWDIFFGAANKDVVMQLDIGNAMHGGADPIQFLRKYADRAATIHLKEYPFTAPAIGEGDVKWDKIFQICESTGKTEWYIVEYETPGQPPLESVRRCLENLKKMGK is encoded by the coding sequence ATGGCAAGGATACCGATAGCTCTACAGCTTTACTCCGTCAGGGAGGAGTGTGCCAAAGATCTAGTCGGCACGATCAAAGCCGTCGCCGAGATGGGATATGAGGGAGTTGAGTTTGCCGGCTACTATGGCAGGGATGCAAAGGAGCTGAGGAAGATCCTGGACGATTTCGGCTTGAAGGTGGCCGGAACACACATAGGGATCAACACCCTGCTTGGCGATGAGCTCCAGAAGACCGTGGAGTTCAACTCTATCCTGGGCAATAAGTTCCTCATCGTCCCGGGCCTTCCCGAGGAGTACAGGAATTCTAAGGCGGCCTGGCTCAGAACGGCGGAGATAATGAATGAGATATCCGAGAAGGTAAAACCCCATGGGATGCGGGTCGGATATCACAACCATGCCGTGGAGTTTCAGCCGATAGAGGGGGAGATACCCTGGGATATATTCTTCGGTGCGGCCAATAAGGATGTGGTCATGCAGCTCGATATAGGCAACGCCATGCACGGCGGAGCAGATCCTATTCAGTTCCTCAGGAAATACGCCGATCGAGCCGCCACCATCCATCTCAAGGAGTATCCCTTCACCGCCCCTGCGATCGGGGAAGGCGATGTCAAATGGGATAAGATCTTCCAGATCTGCGAGAGCACGGGTAAAACGGAGTGGTATATCGTCGAGTATGAGACGCCCGGTCAACCGCCGCTCGAAAGCGTCAGACGCTGTCTGGAGAACCTGAAAAAGATGGGCAAATAA